One genomic segment of Pseudomonas chlororaphis subsp. aurantiaca includes these proteins:
- a CDS encoding Fic/DOC family protein, with translation MQTALPQSSTQSRSTTQSVNTDKYGVCHDPDCYPGTDVLRNLLDLRDERDLNEAERYLTEKCATQFEFQEPPYSLATLNDIHHTLFSQIYSWAGELRTVKISKGGNQFCIPERIEPEATKEFSRLKAAGWFEGYSREQLVVACAESYGTINVLHPFREGNGRTQRATPTAPGYR, from the coding sequence ATGCAAACTGCCCTCCCGCAAAGCAGCACTCAAAGCCGTTCAACAACTCAAAGTGTGAATACCGACAAATACGGCGTTTGCCATGACCCGGATTGCTACCCGGGAACCGATGTCCTGAGAAACCTCCTGGATTTGCGTGATGAGCGAGACCTCAACGAGGCAGAACGCTATCTCACCGAGAAGTGTGCAACGCAGTTCGAATTCCAGGAGCCGCCCTACAGCCTGGCAACCTTGAATGACATCCATCACACGCTGTTTTCGCAGATCTACAGTTGGGCAGGCGAACTGAGAACCGTGAAGATAAGCAAGGGTGGCAATCAGTTCTGTATCCCGGAACGCATCGAGCCGGAAGCGACCAAAGAATTCAGCCGGCTCAAGGCAGCAGGCTGGTTTGAAGGTTATTCACGTGAACAGCTGGTAGTCGCCTGCGCCGAGTCTTACGGAACAATCAACGTCCTGCATCCCTTCAGGGAAGGCAACGGGCGAACCCAACGCGCTACGCCAACAGCGCCTGGATATCGTTGA
- a CDS encoding aldehyde dehydrogenase (NADP(+)): protein MPVTGQLLIGQARVRGDHGDVHALAAATGEALAPSFGGAGPNDLERACALAEAAFDRYRETSLEQRAAFLESIASNILALGDELIERCMSETGLPRARLEGERGRTVGQLRLFAAVVRDGSFLEARIDPAQPERQPLPKVDLRLHQIAIGPVAVFGASNFPLAFSVAGGDTASALAAGCPVVVKAHSAHPGTSELVGQAIQQAVHSHGLPEGVFSLLFDAGRSIGQGLVADRRIKAVGFTGSRSGGMALMQIAAAREEPIPVYAEMSSINPVLLLANALAERGEAIAKAFVGSLTLGAGQFCTNPGLILAVDSPALRTFEAAAAAALKVAPAQTMLTPGIHASYCQGVERLLRHAEVDSLGQGGDGERYQARAALFATSAEAFMARAALREEVFGPASLIVRCADAAQMKALLAALEGQLTIALHLSDDDHPQARELLPLLERKAGRLLVNGFGTGVEVGHAMVHGGPFPATSDTRTTSVGSLAIQRFLRPVSYQDLPQALLPQALRSDNPWQVPQRLNGERPR, encoded by the coding sequence ATGCCTGTAACGGGACAACTGCTGATCGGCCAAGCCCGCGTGCGCGGCGACCATGGCGACGTGCATGCGCTGGCCGCCGCCACCGGCGAGGCCCTGGCGCCGAGTTTTGGCGGCGCCGGCCCGAATGACCTGGAGCGCGCCTGCGCCCTGGCCGAGGCGGCATTCGACCGCTATCGGGAAACCAGCCTGGAACAACGGGCGGCGTTCCTCGAGAGTATCGCCAGCAACATCCTCGCCCTCGGCGACGAGCTGATCGAGCGCTGCATGAGCGAGACCGGCCTGCCTCGCGCCCGCCTGGAAGGCGAGCGCGGGCGCACGGTCGGCCAACTGCGTTTGTTCGCGGCGGTGGTGCGCGACGGCAGTTTTCTGGAGGCGCGCATCGACCCGGCACAGCCGGAGCGCCAGCCCTTGCCCAAGGTGGATCTGCGCCTGCACCAGATTGCCATCGGACCGGTGGCGGTGTTCGGTGCCTCGAACTTTCCCCTGGCGTTTTCCGTGGCCGGCGGCGACACCGCCTCGGCGCTGGCCGCCGGTTGCCCGGTGGTGGTCAAGGCGCATTCGGCGCACCCTGGCACGTCGGAACTGGTAGGGCAGGCGATCCAGCAGGCGGTGCACAGCCACGGCTTGCCGGAAGGGGTGTTCTCACTGCTGTTCGATGCCGGCCGCAGCATTGGCCAGGGGCTGGTGGCGGACCGTCGGATCAAGGCCGTGGGCTTTACCGGTTCGCGCAGCGGCGGCATGGCGCTGATGCAGATCGCCGCGGCCCGCGAGGAGCCGATCCCGGTCTATGCCGAGATGAGTTCGATCAACCCGGTGCTGTTGTTGGCCAATGCACTGGCCGAGCGGGGCGAAGCCATCGCCAAGGCCTTTGTCGGTTCCCTGACCCTGGGCGCCGGCCAGTTCTGCACCAACCCGGGTTTGATTCTCGCCGTCGACAGCCCGGCGTTGCGGACGTTCGAAGCCGCGGCGGCCGCAGCGCTCAAGGTAGCGCCGGCGCAGACCATGCTGACGCCGGGCATCCACGCCAGCTACTGCCAGGGTGTCGAGCGGCTGCTGCGGCATGCCGAGGTGGACAGCCTGGGGCAGGGCGGCGACGGCGAGCGTTATCAGGCCCGGGCCGCGCTGTTCGCCACGTCGGCCGAGGCCTTTATGGCCCGCGCTGCGCTGCGCGAAGAAGTCTTCGGCCCGGCCTCGTTGATTGTGCGCTGCGCCGATGCGGCCCAGATGAAAGCGCTGCTGGCGGCCCTGGAAGGTCAACTGACCATCGCCCTGCACCTGAGCGACGACGACCATCCGCAAGCCCGGGAACTGCTGCCGTTGCTGGAGCGAAAGGCCGGCCGCCTGCTGGTCAACGGTTTTGGCACCGGTGTCGAAGTCGGCCATGCCATGGTCCATGGCGGGCCGTTCCCGGCCACCTCGGATACGCGTACCACCTCGGTGGGTAGCCTGGCGATCCAGCGTTTCCTGCGCCCGGTGTCTTACCAAGACTTGCCGCAAGCCCTGCTGCCGCAGGCCCTGCGCAGCGACAACCCCTGGCAGGTTCCACAGCGTCTCAACGGCGAACGGCCGCGTTGA
- a CDS encoding type II toxin-antitoxin system HicB family antitoxin — translation MLYPVAISMGDDKHAWGVEVPDIPGCFSAGDDLDDAMAMAREAIEGHFEILAEDGAPIPPANKVTLHAANPQYAGCTWALIDIDVTKYLGKAQKLNITLPGYLLNRIDEYVLHHPEAKSRSGFLASAALKVLQQD, via the coding sequence ATGCTTTACCCGGTTGCAATTTCAATGGGCGATGACAAGCACGCCTGGGGCGTGGAAGTCCCCGACATTCCTGGCTGTTTCTCGGCCGGCGACGACCTCGACGACGCCATGGCCATGGCCCGCGAAGCCATCGAAGGGCACTTCGAAATTCTCGCCGAAGACGGTGCCCCCATTCCGCCTGCCAACAAGGTCACCCTGCACGCGGCCAACCCTCAGTACGCAGGCTGCACCTGGGCCCTGATCGACATCGATGTCACCAAGTACCTGGGCAAGGCGCAGAAGCTCAACATCACCCTGCCCGGCTACCTGCTGAACCGCATCGACGAATACGTACTGCATCACCCGGAAGCGAAGAGCCGCTCGGGTTTTCTCGCTTCGGCTGCATTGAAGGTATTGCAACAGGACTGA
- a CDS encoding Ldh family oxidoreductase, whose product MSEFITLSLDQVRELSLKVLTRHGLSDVHARAIAEVITQGQRDECHSHGVYRLLGCVRSVREGQVDPLAEPSLRSISAGVLEVDAHYGYSLLAFQTGLPLLAAKARSQGLAAMAIKRCFHFSALWPEVEAIAAEGLVGIAMNPSHSWVAPAGGSKPVFGTNPLAFAWPRPSGQSFVFDFATSAIARGDIELHARQGKAIPEHWAIDAQGQPTTDAKAALQGAMQTFGGHKGSALAAMIELLAGALIGDLTSAESMAFDAGVGAAPCHGELILAFDPKVFLGEDYPQGLARAEGLFAAITEQGARLPSQRRFEARARSAQHGVQIPLALFNDIQALLA is encoded by the coding sequence ATGTCCGAATTCATCACCCTGTCCCTCGACCAGGTCCGCGAGCTGTCCCTCAAGGTGCTGACCCGCCACGGCCTGTCCGATGTCCATGCCCGGGCCATTGCCGAGGTCATCACCCAGGGCCAGCGCGACGAATGTCACTCCCACGGGGTGTATCGCCTGCTGGGCTGTGTGCGTTCCGTGCGCGAGGGCCAGGTCGATCCGCTGGCCGAGCCGAGCTTGCGGTCTATTTCCGCGGGCGTGCTGGAGGTGGATGCGCACTACGGCTATTCCTTGCTGGCGTTCCAGACCGGCTTGCCGTTGCTGGCGGCAAAGGCCCGCAGCCAGGGGCTCGCGGCCATGGCGATCAAGCGGTGTTTCCACTTCTCGGCGCTGTGGCCGGAGGTCGAGGCGATCGCCGCCGAGGGGCTGGTGGGCATCGCCATGAACCCCAGCCACAGCTGGGTGGCGCCGGCCGGTGGCAGCAAGCCGGTGTTTGGCACCAACCCCCTGGCCTTCGCCTGGCCACGGCCGTCGGGCCAGTCGTTCGTGTTCGACTTCGCCACCAGCGCCATCGCCCGCGGCGATATCGAACTGCACGCGCGCCAAGGCAAAGCCATCCCCGAACACTGGGCCATCGATGCCCAGGGCCAGCCCACCACGGATGCCAAGGCGGCCCTGCAAGGCGCCATGCAAACTTTCGGCGGGCACAAGGGGTCAGCCCTGGCGGCGATGATCGAACTGCTGGCCGGCGCGCTGATAGGCGACCTCACCAGCGCCGAGTCCATGGCCTTCGACGCTGGCGTCGGCGCCGCGCCTTGCCACGGCGAACTGATCCTGGCGTTCGACCCCAAAGTGTTCTTGGGCGAGGACTACCCGCAAGGCCTGGCGCGCGCCGAAGGCCTGTTCGCGGCCATCACCGAGCAAGGCGCGCGGCTGCCGTCGCAGCGACGCTTCGAGGCCAGGGCCCGCAGCGCGCAACACGGCGTGCAGATTCCACTCGCGCTGTTCAACGATATCCAGGCGCTGTTGGCGTAG
- a CDS encoding putative bifunctional diguanylate cyclase/phosphodiesterase, translating into MPDKAIAEERRLAALHALELLDTASCENFDRICRMAAEYFKVPTALISLVDRDRQWFKSRVGFDEPQTPISQSFCAFTVQGREVLEVRNAARDPRFCDNPLVTRDQGIRFYAGAPLLTSSGYAIGSLCIIDKVEQQLSIVERQQLRDMAAMVMEQVEQRQRLRRRDPVSGLANREQFQSDLRDLAEHHLGEKRVLVLIDALDMKVAHELTLALGLAPFETLIRFLALRLQEYLGRHVRVYHVSVKRFGFLLPAPAQGLDKLLDALVSRLRRQPPGLGFPMIPTVCAGTVEFEIDTQSVDDALRKAMFALELAMARRSFWAHYDAGRDHAQRRAFNLASDLNDALRSGQIYLMFQPRFALPDGAQVSAEALLRWEHPWLGPISPAEFIPVMERNGLIHQVTRWVIDTVLSKLHTWSLPESSKLSINLSPKDFEDQDIAELIRHACELHRIDPRRLEVEITEGEWLRSNPNVLAQLTRIRELGMDVAIDDFGTGYSNFAYLHQIPANVVKLDKSMITDLECNTQHQKITRSIISLARELGYRTVAEGIESFKCLQMLCAFGCDEAQGYFLARPMLQERFLAWSGANRFPLQPCV; encoded by the coding sequence ATGCCCGATAAGGCGATTGCCGAGGAGCGGCGCCTGGCCGCCCTACATGCCCTGGAGTTGCTGGACACCGCCAGTTGCGAGAATTTTGACCGGATCTGCCGCATGGCGGCCGAGTACTTCAAGGTGCCGACCGCCTTGATCAGCCTGGTGGATCGCGATCGCCAGTGGTTCAAGTCGCGGGTGGGCTTCGATGAGCCGCAGACACCCATCAGCCAGTCGTTCTGCGCCTTCACGGTGCAAGGCCGCGAGGTGCTGGAGGTGCGCAACGCGGCGCGCGATCCGCGCTTTTGCGACAACCCGCTGGTGACCCGGGACCAGGGCATCCGCTTTTACGCCGGGGCGCCGCTGTTGACCTCCTCCGGTTATGCCATCGGCAGCCTGTGCATCATCGACAAGGTCGAGCAGCAGTTGAGCATCGTCGAACGCCAGCAGTTGCGGGACATGGCGGCGATGGTCATGGAGCAGGTCGAGCAGCGCCAGCGCCTGCGGCGTCGCGACCCGGTCAGCGGCCTGGCCAATCGCGAGCAGTTCCAGAGCGACCTGCGGGACCTGGCCGAGCACCACCTCGGCGAAAAGCGCGTGCTGGTCCTGATCGATGCCCTGGACATGAAGGTCGCCCATGAGCTGACCCTGGCCCTGGGGCTGGCGCCTTTCGAGACTCTCATCCGTTTTCTCGCGCTGCGCCTGCAGGAGTACCTGGGGCGACATGTGCGGGTCTATCACGTGTCGGTCAAGCGTTTCGGTTTCCTGCTGCCGGCGCCAGCCCAGGGGCTCGATAAATTGCTCGATGCACTGGTCAGTCGCCTGCGCCGCCAGCCGCCCGGGCTGGGGTTTCCCATGATTCCCACGGTCTGTGCCGGAACCGTGGAGTTCGAGATCGATACCCAGTCGGTGGACGATGCCTTGCGCAAGGCCATGTTCGCCCTGGAGCTGGCCATGGCCAGGCGCAGCTTCTGGGCGCACTACGATGCCGGGCGCGATCATGCCCAGCGCCGCGCGTTCAACCTGGCCTCGGACCTCAACGATGCCTTGCGCAGTGGCCAGATCTACCTGATGTTCCAGCCACGCTTCGCCCTGCCCGATGGAGCCCAGGTCAGTGCCGAAGCCTTGCTGCGCTGGGAGCATCCGTGGCTGGGCCCGATCTCGCCCGCCGAGTTCATTCCGGTGATGGAGCGCAACGGCCTGATTCATCAGGTGACCCGCTGGGTCATCGACACGGTGTTGAGCAAGTTGCACACCTGGAGCCTGCCCGAGAGCAGCAAGCTGTCGATCAATCTGTCGCCCAAGGATTTCGAGGACCAGGATATCGCCGAGCTGATCCGCCACGCCTGCGAGCTGCACCGCATCGACCCGCGGCGCCTCGAAGTGGAGATCACCGAAGGCGAATGGCTGCGTTCCAACCCGAATGTCCTGGCGCAGTTGACACGCATCCGCGAGCTGGGCATGGATGTGGCCATCGACGATTTTGGCACCGGCTACAGCAATTTCGCCTACCTGCATCAGATCCCGGCCAATGTGGTGAAACTCGACAAGTCGATGATCACGGACCTGGAGTGCAACACCCAGCACCAGAAGATCACCCGCTCGATCATCAGCCTGGCCCGCGAGCTGGGTTATCGCACCGTGGCCGAGGGCATCGAGAGTTTCAAATGCCTGCAGATGCTGTGCGCGTTCGGCTGCGATGAGGCCCAGGGTTATTTCCTCGCCCGGCCGATGCTGCAGGAACGCTTCCTGGCCTGGAGCGGGGCGAACCGCTTTCCGTTGCAGCCCTGCGTCTAG
- a CDS encoding pseudouridine synthase has protein sequence MRVDRFLSNLPRFNRQQVRLLLVAKRIRIDGQVVSDPHAEVREFSRVELDDEVLQAGKPPRYFMLHKPMGCVSATRDPEHRTVLDLLDEPDKHELHIAGRLDYNTTGLLILTNDGSWSRRLTQPQTKLPKRYYVETEQDIGPEYAETFARGLYFAFEDLTTLPAKLQILGPRCARLSIVEGRYHQVKRMFGHFDNKVLRLHRERMGPLALDENLAPGEYRSLTDEEIRLI, from the coding sequence ATGCGCGTTGACCGCTTCCTCAGTAACCTGCCCCGCTTCAACCGTCAGCAGGTGCGCCTGTTGCTGGTGGCAAAGCGCATCCGCATCGACGGCCAGGTGGTCAGCGATCCTCACGCCGAGGTGCGCGAATTCAGCCGGGTCGAACTCGACGACGAAGTGCTGCAGGCCGGCAAGCCGCCGCGCTATTTCATGCTGCACAAACCCATGGGCTGCGTCAGCGCCACCCGCGATCCCGAACACCGCACCGTGCTCGACCTGCTGGACGAACCGGACAAGCACGAGCTGCACATCGCCGGGCGCCTGGACTACAACACCACCGGTTTATTGATCCTCACCAACGACGGCAGTTGGTCGCGACGCCTGACCCAGCCGCAGACCAAACTGCCGAAGCGCTATTACGTCGAGACCGAACAGGACATAGGCCCGGAGTACGCCGAGACCTTCGCCCGGGGCCTGTACTTCGCCTTCGAGGACCTCACCACCCTGCCCGCCAAGCTGCAGATCCTCGGCCCCCGGTGCGCGCGGCTGAGCATCGTCGAAGGCCGCTACCACCAGGTCAAACGCATGTTCGGCCATTTCGACAACAAGGTCTTGCGCCTGCATCGCGAACGCATGGGACCGCTGGCCCTCGACGAAAACCTGGCCCCCGGCGAGTACCGGTCGCTGACCGATGAAGAAATCCGCCTGATCTGA
- a CDS encoding NADPH-dependent F420 reductase, with protein MRIGIIGAGFIGRAVAQLALAAGHEVLLSNSRGPQTMSSVASGIRGSRIGSVEDAVQFGERVLVAIPLAHYRSLPAALLAGKTVLDANNYYPDRDGHIEALDRFETTTSQLLAEHLEGARVVKVFNAILAQDLLTDARPSGAADRRALPIAGDDPQAKAQVVQLLDELGFDAVDGGRLADSWRFERAKPAYCIPLDKPGLRAALAQAQREVELPEGWWRS; from the coding sequence ATGCGTATCGGCATTATCGGAGCAGGTTTTATCGGGCGTGCCGTGGCGCAACTGGCCCTGGCGGCGGGGCATGAAGTGCTGCTCAGCAACTCCCGCGGCCCGCAGACCATGAGCAGCGTGGCCAGCGGCATTCGCGGCAGCCGCATCGGCAGCGTCGAAGATGCCGTGCAGTTCGGCGAGCGGGTACTGGTGGCCATCCCGCTGGCCCACTACCGCAGCCTTCCCGCGGCCCTGCTGGCCGGCAAGACGGTGCTGGATGCCAACAACTATTACCCGGATCGCGACGGTCATATCGAGGCCCTGGACCGCTTCGAAACCACCACCAGCCAACTGCTCGCCGAGCATCTCGAAGGCGCCAGGGTGGTGAAGGTGTTCAATGCCATCCTCGCCCAGGACCTACTGACCGACGCCCGCCCCAGCGGCGCTGCCGATCGTCGGGCCCTGCCGATTGCCGGCGACGATCCACAGGCCAAGGCGCAGGTCGTGCAATTGCTCGACGAGTTGGGTTTCGACGCTGTCGATGGTGGCAGGCTGGCGGACAGCTGGCGCTTCGAACGGGCCAAACCGGCCTACTGCATCCCGCTGGATAAACCGGGGCTGCGCGCGGCCCTGGCGCAGGCGCAACGAGAGGTCGAACTGCCCGAAGGCTGGTGGCGCTCCTGA
- a CDS encoding LysR family transcriptional regulator, which translates to MDRLTSMEAFVAAAESGSYARAATRLGLSPQMVAKHVAALEQRLGARLLNRTTRRQSLTELGSAYLERCKHILGEAQAADSLAQIMNATPRGKLRISAPVTFGSYSLMPFVTAFLREHPEVEIDLHLTDRYIDLVEEGYEAAFRIGPLADSSLTARPLAPYRLIACAAPAYLAARGTPRVPADLEQHECLGYAYWSRPADNQWQFRRAGQVHEVQVRSRLQVNESRALLSAAVDGFGIVLGPADFLEPARAAGELVQLLPGYEAPSRAMHLLYRPDRRMTAKLRHFIDAAIARFGA; encoded by the coding sequence ATGGATCGTCTGACCAGCATGGAGGCCTTTGTCGCGGCCGCCGAAAGCGGTTCCTACGCCCGTGCGGCGACCCGCCTGGGGCTGTCGCCGCAGATGGTCGCCAAGCATGTCGCGGCGCTGGAGCAGCGGCTGGGGGCGCGCCTGCTCAACCGCACCACGCGCCGGCAAAGCCTGACCGAGCTGGGCAGTGCCTACCTCGAGCGCTGCAAGCACATCCTCGGCGAGGCCCAGGCCGCCGATTCCCTGGCGCAGATCATGAACGCCACGCCCCGGGGCAAGTTGCGTATCAGCGCGCCGGTGACCTTCGGTTCCTACAGCCTCATGCCGTTCGTGACGGCGTTTTTGCGTGAGCATCCGGAGGTGGAAATCGACCTGCACCTCACCGATCGCTACATCGACTTGGTGGAGGAGGGCTACGAGGCAGCCTTTCGTATCGGGCCGCTGGCCGATTCCAGCCTCACCGCCAGGCCGCTGGCGCCTTATCGGCTGATCGCCTGCGCGGCGCCTGCCTACCTCGCCGCCCGGGGTACGCCACGGGTGCCGGCCGATCTCGAACAGCATGAGTGCCTGGGGTACGCCTACTGGTCACGGCCGGCGGACAACCAGTGGCAGTTCCGCCGCGCCGGCCAGGTGCATGAGGTTCAGGTACGCAGCCGCTTGCAGGTCAACGAGAGCAGGGCCCTGCTGTCGGCGGCCGTGGATGGCTTCGGCATCGTCCTGGGGCCGGCGGATTTTCTCGAGCCGGCACGGGCCGCGGGGGAGTTGGTGCAGTTGCTACCCGGCTATGAGGCACCGAGTCGCGCGATGCATCTGCTGTACCGGCCGGACCGGCGGATGACCGCCAAACTGCGGCACTTCATCGATGCGGCTATCGCGCGTTTTGGCGCCTGA
- a CDS encoding YhfG family protein — protein MHRGARYGKLSFQAKKAYFAKHRKSNFSASLRLEGFSTSLNDEECKLPSRKAALKAVQQLKV, from the coding sequence TTGCACAGAGGGGCCCGATATGGAAAGCTGAGTTTTCAAGCTAAAAAAGCCTACTTCGCCAAGCATCGTAAATCCAACTTCAGCGCCAGTCTGCGCCTTGAAGGCTTCTCCACATCGCTCAACGATGAGGAATGCAAACTGCCCTCCCGCAAAGCAGCACTCAAAGCCGTTCAACAACTCAAAGTGTGA
- a CDS encoding GNAT family N-acetyltransferase, whose product MNLHFETPNLLLRPRTFEHFEACIAMDLDPHVTRYLPGPWDGGEEHRDFVRSRIERDFGEHCGYWAIFAKSAPEEFLGWVSFIPYEAVGPELEMGWRLVRRAWGKGVASEAAGRIVEHAFVGAGVERIVADAHALNEASLAVARKLGFRFVRDGEFEGLPSKFFEMTRADFDARRP is encoded by the coding sequence ATGAACCTCCACTTCGAAACCCCCAACCTGCTGCTGCGCCCGCGCACCTTCGAACACTTCGAGGCGTGCATCGCGATGGACCTCGATCCGCACGTCACCCGTTACCTTCCCGGCCCTTGGGACGGTGGCGAGGAGCACCGCGACTTCGTGCGTTCGCGCATCGAGCGTGATTTTGGTGAGCACTGCGGTTACTGGGCGATCTTTGCCAAGTCCGCGCCGGAGGAGTTTCTCGGCTGGGTGTCGTTCATTCCCTACGAGGCCGTCGGCCCGGAACTGGAAATGGGCTGGCGCCTGGTGCGGCGGGCGTGGGGCAAGGGAGTCGCGTCCGAGGCGGCGGGGCGCATCGTCGAGCATGCCTTTGTTGGGGCTGGAGTCGAACGCATCGTCGCCGATGCCCATGCCTTGAACGAGGCGTCGTTGGCGGTGGCGCGCAAGCTGGGTTTTCGTTTTGTGCGCGACGGTGAGTTCGAAGGCTTGCCGAGCAAGTTTTTCGAAATGACCCGGGCGGATTTCGACGCTCGACGACCTTGA
- a CDS encoding alpha/beta fold hydrolase translates to MRPEIAVLDIQGQYRVYTEFYRADAAEKTIILVNGSMATTASFAQTVKNLHPQFNVVLYDQPYAGRSKAHNRHEKMLTKEIEGQILLELIDHFAAEHVMSFSWGGAPTLLALAQRPRRIEKAVISSFSPVINEPMRDYLERGVDYLGSLDRDRVGHLVNETIGKHLPSLFKRFNYRHVSTLAEHEYGQMHFHISHVLNSDRQCYLKAAKNIDVPVLFMNGEWDEYTAANDARLFGNHVRHSTFSTIQAAGHFLDMEHKAACRDSRNALMGFLKPTQHTSRPRYHYLQDHHALAI, encoded by the coding sequence ATGAGGCCAGAAATCGCTGTGCTGGATATACAAGGTCAGTATCGGGTTTACACGGAGTTCTATCGCGCAGATGCCGCAGAAAAGACCATCATTCTGGTCAACGGCTCAATGGCCACCACTGCGTCTTTTGCGCAGACCGTGAAGAACCTGCATCCGCAATTCAACGTTGTGCTCTACGACCAGCCCTACGCCGGTCGTTCGAAAGCCCACAACAGACACGAGAAAATGCTCACCAAGGAAATCGAGGGACAGATCCTCTTGGAACTGATCGACCACTTCGCCGCCGAGCACGTGATGTCGTTTTCCTGGGGTGGCGCGCCGACGCTGCTCGCCCTGGCACAGCGCCCGCGACGCATCGAAAAGGCGGTGATCAGCTCGTTCTCGCCAGTGATCAACGAGCCGATGCGCGACTACCTCGAACGCGGTGTCGATTACCTCGGCAGCCTGGATCGCGACCGGGTCGGGCACCTGGTCAACGAGACCATCGGCAAGCACCTGCCGTCGCTGTTCAAGCGCTTCAACTATCGCCATGTCAGCACCCTGGCCGAGCATGAATACGGACAGATGCACTTCCATATCAGCCATGTCCTCAACAGCGACCGTCAGTGCTACCTGAAAGCGGCGAAGAACATCGACGTACCGGTGCTGTTCATGAACGGCGAATGGGACGAATACACCGCCGCCAATGACGCCCGGCTGTTCGGCAACCATGTCCGGCACTCGACGTTCAGTACCATCCAGGCCGCCGGGCACTTCCTCGACATGGAACACAAGGCCGCCTGCCGGGACAGCCGCAACGCGCTGATGGGGTTTCTCAAACCGACCCAGCACACCAGTCGTCCGCGTTATCACTACCTGCAGGACCACCATGCCCTGGCTATCTGA
- a CDS encoding YXWGXW repeat-containing protein: MLLRYTALMAVVVVASGCVQERVVHERRVVERAAPVEYTEVVASQPPPVRVIEVEPMHRPGYVWSRAYWHWDGRQYVAVHGHWEPLRPGYHYVHPFWERRGDGWHLHAGGWAS; this comes from the coding sequence ATGTTGTTACGTTACACGGCTCTGATGGCGGTGGTCGTAGTGGCCTCCGGGTGTGTGCAGGAACGGGTGGTGCATGAGCGGCGGGTGGTCGAGCGCGCGGCACCGGTGGAGTACACCGAGGTGGTTGCGTCGCAGCCACCGCCGGTGCGGGTTATCGAAGTCGAGCCCATGCATCGCCCGGGTTATGTCTGGTCCCGGGCTTACTGGCACTGGGATGGCCGGCAGTATGTGGCGGTCCATGGTCACTGGGAGCCGTTGCGCCCCGGGTACCATTATGTGCACCCGTTCTGGGAGCGTCGTGGCGATGGCTGGCACCTGCATGCGGGTGGCTGGGCCAGTTGA
- a CDS encoding SGNH/GDSL hydrolase family protein has translation MRQILLAPLLALSLVAGSCLAGPSFDHLYAFGDSYSDNGASDRLTRDMLARQFKDAQQLPGELYWQGRWSNGPTAVEVLAKSLQLPLTDHAVGGAKSGQNNYYAWMTAYRDTGVSGQIDDYLTNAKGQADPRALYFIFISANDFFEHADFGHQEPIDDLAASSIGHIQNAVSRLAKAGARHFLVIGSTDLSHAPAVVASGQREPALRYQQILERQLPPLLVAENKKLDVQISYFDHIAFSDQLRRQPGEEGLTQLDRPCQPTYPEVKPACAHPDEYFYWDEWHPTRKVHALAGEAMAKALGQAR, from the coding sequence ATGCGCCAGATCCTGCTCGCTCCCTTGCTCGCACTTTCACTGGTCGCCGGCAGCTGTCTGGCCGGCCCTTCGTTCGATCATCTCTACGCCTTCGGCGACAGCTATTCCGACAACGGCGCCAGCGACCGCTTGACCCGGGACATGCTGGCCCGCCAATTCAAGGATGCCCAGCAGCTGCCCGGCGAGCTGTATTGGCAAGGCCGCTGGAGCAACGGCCCGACCGCCGTGGAAGTGCTTGCCAAAAGCCTGCAGCTGCCCCTCACCGACCACGCCGTTGGCGGCGCGAAAAGCGGCCAGAACAATTACTACGCCTGGATGACTGCGTACCGTGACACAGGAGTGAGCGGGCAAATCGATGACTACCTGACCAACGCCAAAGGCCAGGCCGACCCTCGCGCGCTGTACTTCATCTTCATCAGCGCCAACGACTTTTTCGAGCACGCCGACTTCGGCCACCAGGAGCCGATCGACGACTTGGCCGCCAGCAGCATCGGCCATATCCAGAACGCCGTCAGTCGCCTGGCCAAGGCCGGGGCCAGGCATTTCCTGGTAATCGGCAGCACCGACCTGAGCCATGCTCCGGCAGTGGTGGCCAGCGGGCAGCGCGAACCGGCGCTGCGCTATCAGCAGATACTTGAACGGCAACTGCCGCCGCTGCTGGTGGCCGAGAACAAAAAGCTCGATGTGCAGATCAGCTACTTCGACCACATCGCTTTCAGCGACCAGTTGCGCCGCCAGCCTGGCGAAGAGGGCCTGACCCAACTCGACCGGCCGTGCCAGCCGACCTACCCCGAGGTGAAGCCGGCATGCGCCCATCCGGACGAATATTTCTATTGGGATGAATGGCACCCGACCCGCAAGGTCCATGCCCTGGCGGGGGAAGCCATGGCCAAAGCCCTCGGCCAGGCCCGCTAA